In Lysobacter luteus, a single window of DNA contains:
- the tyrS gene encoding tyrosine--tRNA ligase — protein sequence MSPAVQDALDRIGRGADEILKPEELAARLQSGRPLRIKAGFDPTAPDLHLGHTVLLNKLRQFQDLGHQVIFLIGDFTGMIGDPTGKNATRKPLTREDVLANAKTYADQVFKVLDRDRTEVRFNSEWFSAMGAADMVRLAAQHTVARMLERDDFAKRYAARQPIAIHEFLYPLVQGYDSVALEADVELGGTDQKFNLLMGRGLQEAHGQPPQVVLTMPLLEGLDGVQKMSKSLGNYIGIDEPAIDIVTKTMKIDDVLMWRWIDLLSFEISIAEAVTLRQGIDAGSLNPRDVKLRLARELAARFHGAEAADLAVAGWNAAVRGQGDTSQLPLNDVAVPAEGLRVAALLTAAGLTPSNSEANRKLKERAVRIDGEVVEDAQRVLQPGFEGVLAVGKRTFARVRLIAG from the coding sequence GTGAGTCCCGCCGTCCAGGACGCGCTGGACCGGATCGGCCGCGGCGCCGACGAGATCCTCAAGCCAGAAGAGCTGGCCGCGCGCCTGCAGTCCGGCCGGCCGTTGCGGATCAAGGCCGGCTTCGACCCGACGGCGCCCGACCTGCACCTGGGCCACACCGTGCTGCTCAACAAGCTGCGCCAGTTCCAGGACCTCGGTCACCAGGTGATCTTCCTGATCGGCGACTTCACCGGGATGATCGGTGATCCGACCGGCAAGAACGCCACGCGCAAGCCGCTGACCCGCGAGGACGTGCTCGCCAACGCCAAGACCTATGCCGACCAGGTGTTCAAGGTGCTCGACCGCGATCGCACCGAGGTCCGCTTCAATTCCGAATGGTTCTCCGCGATGGGGGCGGCCGACATGGTCCGGCTCGCGGCCCAGCACACCGTCGCGCGGATGCTGGAGCGCGATGACTTCGCCAAGCGCTACGCCGCCCGGCAGCCGATCGCGATCCACGAGTTCCTGTATCCGCTGGTCCAGGGCTACGACTCGGTCGCGCTCGAAGCCGACGTCGAGCTGGGCGGCACCGACCAGAAGTTCAACCTGCTGATGGGCCGCGGCCTGCAGGAGGCGCACGGCCAGCCGCCACAGGTGGTGCTGACGATGCCGCTGCTGGAGGGGCTCGACGGCGTCCAGAAGATGAGCAAGTCGCTGGGCAACTACATCGGCATCGACGAGCCGGCGATCGACATCGTCACCAAGACCATGAAGATCGACGACGTGCTGATGTGGCGCTGGATCGACCTGCTGAGCTTCGAGATATCGATCGCCGAAGCGGTGACCCTGCGGCAGGGGATCGACGCCGGCTCGCTCAACCCGCGCGACGTCAAGCTGCGCCTCGCCCGCGAGCTGGCCGCGCGTTTCCACGGCGCCGAGGCGGCGGATCTGGCGGTAGCCGGCTGGAACGCGGCCGTGCGCGGCCAGGGCGACACCAGCCAGTTGCCGCTCAATGACGTGGCCGTGCCCGCCGAAGGCCTGCGGGTGGCCGCGCTGCTGACCGCCGCCGGCCTGACGCCGAGCAACTCGGAGGCCAACCGCAAGCTCAAGGAGCGTGCGGTGCGCATTGATGGCGAGGTGGTCGAGGACGCGCAGCGCGTGCTCCAGCCGGGCTTCGAAGGTGTGCTCGCCGTCGGCAAGCGCACGTTCGCGCGGGTGCGCCTCATCGCCGGCTGA